In Nostoc sp. UHCC 0926, a single genomic region encodes these proteins:
- the sufD gene encoding Fe-S cluster assembly protein SufD translates to MSIQVSQNQASNTLVNGDPYLSELLNQFQGLIFEEVPQPETFAWLQQVRDRAANFVRHSTIPNTREEEWRFTDLSSLRQVKFNVETRGFWSIKFDITRLTLPEAVDSRLVFVNGVFAPDLSSVADLPEGIWVEDLAEFPLEYRDRLQNYYSVEEEGTQEVFTALNTAAFTNASVVWVGKNVVVETPIHLLFLSIPGNSPILSQPRSLVVAESGSSVTLIEDYLYQPTNIEDPDQIELGEVVHFTNAVTEIWVEENAQVNHTRIQRESAEAFHIGKTSVSQARDSRYTCHAINLGAKLSRHNLEILQTGEQTETTLNGLTMISGKQLSDTHSAIALNHPHGTTDQLHKCIVGDRAHAVFNGKVFVPKPAQLTNAAQLNRNLLLSSKARVDTKPQLEITADNVKCAHGATVSQLEDDEIFYLQSRGIDENDARKLLVNAFAAEVINKIPIPSLREILLNIVNNLKSISPDS, encoded by the coding sequence ATGAGTATTCAAGTATCTCAAAATCAGGCTTCCAACACCTTGGTAAATGGAGATCCTTACCTGAGTGAGTTGTTAAATCAATTTCAGGGATTGATTTTCGAGGAAGTTCCTCAGCCGGAAACATTTGCTTGGTTACAACAAGTGCGCGATCGCGCTGCTAATTTTGTCCGTCACTCAACTATCCCCAATACCCGTGAGGAAGAATGGCGATTTACTGATCTGTCGTCTCTACGGCAAGTAAAATTCAATGTAGAGACACGAGGGTTTTGGTCTATAAAATTTGATATCACACGACTGACTTTACCAGAAGCTGTTGATAGTCGGTTGGTGTTTGTCAACGGAGTTTTTGCGCCGGATCTGTCATCTGTTGCAGATTTGCCAGAAGGTATATGGGTGGAAGATTTAGCTGAATTTCCTTTAGAATATCGCGATCGCCTACAGAATTATTATTCAGTCGAAGAAGAGGGTACGCAAGAAGTATTCACTGCGTTGAATACTGCTGCTTTCACAAATGCATCTGTAGTATGGGTGGGAAAAAATGTTGTGGTAGAAACGCCAATTCATTTACTATTCCTGTCTATTCCTGGTAATTCACCGATACTATCACAACCTCGTTCTTTAGTAGTGGCTGAATCTGGTAGTAGTGTTACGCTCATTGAAGATTATCTGTATCAACCAACAAACATAGAAGATCCAGATCAAATAGAACTTGGGGAAGTAGTTCACTTTACTAACGCAGTTACAGAAATCTGGGTTGAGGAAAATGCCCAGGTTAACCATACGCGAATTCAGCGAGAAAGTGCAGAGGCTTTTCATATTGGTAAAACATCTGTCTCGCAAGCTCGTGATAGTCGATATACTTGTCATGCCATAAATTTAGGCGCGAAGTTGTCGCGGCACAATTTAGAAATTTTGCAAACTGGTGAGCAGACAGAAACTACTCTCAATGGGTTGACGATGATTTCTGGTAAGCAGTTGTCTGATACTCACAGTGCGATCGCACTAAATCATCCTCACGGTACAACCGATCAATTGCATAAATGTATTGTAGGCGATCGCGCTCATGCGGTATTCAATGGTAAAGTTTTTGTACCAAAACCAGCGCAGTTGACAAATGCAGCCCAGTTGAATCGCAATTTGCTACTATCATCGAAAGCTAGAGTTGATACCAAACCCCAATTGGAAATTACTGCCGATAATGTAAAATGCGCTCACGGTGCTACCGTTAGCCAATTAGAAGATGACGAAATATTCTATCTGCAAAGTCGGGGAATTGATGAAAACGATGCTCGGAAGTTGTTAGTTAACGCCTTCGCGGCTGAAGTCATCAATAAAATACCGATTCCCTCTCTGCGAGAAATCCTTTTAAACATAGTTAATAATCTTAAGTCCATATCGCCTGACTCTTGA
- a CDS encoding ParB/RepB/Spo0J family partition protein has translation MTNIQIKERKVVELHPHPKNDSIYGDEDIEQLAQDIKRSKWVKPLIVTPEGTIISGHRRWKAVSSLGWETVPVEEKEFTDEIAELEALLLENANREKSREQKCREGLTWEVIERANSRQRRGTKGSGVGSTRDVVAKRVGIGSGINYEKARKVVSAIDEALLVGNLAKAEALRKKLNHKSVNAAFKMISSIENISETQYSETQHTQMQWILAKLGQKLCGSVWIASNDRSRIWEKEKLGSLSMDSLPQLGIRNDAQKTVALIDVVWLSGDNQITAAFEIECTTSIYSGLLRMADLVALVPNLNFPLYVVVPLSRVEKVKKELSRPSFKALKMNQKCNWIVLEDLAQEWEVIMKYGTELDAINSLSDSLNKIKK, from the coding sequence ATGACAAACATTCAGATTAAAGAACGCAAAGTTGTTGAACTTCATCCCCATCCAAAAAATGACAGTATTTACGGCGACGAAGATATTGAGCAACTAGCCCAAGATATTAAAAGGTCTAAATGGGTCAAACCGCTTATTGTTACACCAGAGGGTACAATCATCAGTGGACATCGGCGTTGGAAAGCAGTGTCATCTCTTGGGTGGGAAACAGTTCCCGTTGAAGAAAAAGAGTTTACTGATGAAATCGCTGAATTAGAAGCTCTCTTACTGGAGAATGCTAACAGAGAAAAATCTAGAGAGCAAAAATGCCGAGAAGGATTAACTTGGGAAGTTATTGAGCGAGCTAACTCTCGTCAGCGTAGAGGAACGAAAGGATCTGGCGTGGGAAGTACTAGGGATGTTGTAGCGAAGAGGGTTGGTATAGGAAGTGGTATTAATTATGAAAAGGCTCGTAAAGTTGTCTCAGCTATTGATGAAGCACTTTTAGTTGGTAATCTTGCAAAAGCAGAGGCATTACGAAAGAAATTGAACCACAAAAGTGTAAATGCGGCTTTCAAAATGATTAGCAGTATTGAAAATATTAGCGAAACACAATATAGCGAAACACAACATACACAAATGCAGTGGATATTAGCTAAGTTAGGTCAAAAGCTTTGTGGTTCAGTGTGGATTGCTTCTAATGATCGCTCACGTATATGGGAGAAAGAAAAGTTAGGCAGCTTGAGTATGGATTCTTTACCACAATTAGGAATTCGTAATGATGCACAAAAAACAGTTGCGCTTATTGATGTAGTTTGGTTGAGTGGTGATAACCAGATTACAGCAGCTTTCGAGATTGAATGTACTACGTCTATTTACTCAGGCTTACTAAGAATGGCAGATTTAGTTGCTCTTGTTCCAAATTTAAATTTTCCACTTTATGTAGTCGTTCCTCTGTCACGTGTTGAGAAAGTTAAAAAGGAATTGTCTAGACCCAGTTTTAAGGCTCTTAAGATGAATCAAAAATGTAATTGGATAGTGCTTGAAGATTTAGCTCAAGAATGGGAAGTTATTATGAAATATGGTACAGAATTAGATGCTATTAATAGTTTATCTGACAGCTTGAATAAGATTAAGAAGTAA
- the sufB gene encoding Fe-S cluster assembly protein SufB, producing the protein MSATVKTLVNQPYKYGFVTDIEADTIPRGLDEDVVRLISSKKNEPQFMLDFRLRAYRQWQKMTEPTWPNVKYPPINYQDIIYYSAPKRKKEKLNSLDEVDPTLLETFEKLGISLSEQKRLANVAVDAIFDSVSVATTFKEKLAEDGVIFCSFSEALQEHPELIKKYLGSVVPIADNYFAALNAAVFSDGSFVYIPKGVKCPMELSTYFRINSGDTGQFERTLIVAEEGSYVSYLEGCTAPMYDSNQLHAAVVELVALDNAEIKYSTVQNWYAGDANGKGGIYNFVTKRGLCQGVNSKISWTQVETGSAITWKYPSCVLVGDNSVGEFYSVALTNHMQQADTGSKMIHVGKNTRSTIISKGISAGKSSNSYRGLVKVNPTAKGARNYSQCDSMLIGDNAHANTFPYIQVQNNTGKVEHEASTSKIGEDQLFYFAQRGISSEDAISMMISGFCKDVFNQLPMEFAVEADKLLSLKLEGSVG; encoded by the coding sequence ATGAGTGCCACTGTCAAAACCTTAGTCAACCAACCCTACAAGTACGGCTTTGTTACCGATATTGAAGCCGACACTATTCCGCGTGGACTAGACGAGGACGTTGTTCGCTTAATCTCCTCTAAGAAGAACGAGCCGCAGTTCATGCTGGACTTTCGCCTCCGGGCTTATCGCCAGTGGCAAAAAATGACGGAACCAACTTGGCCAAATGTCAAGTATCCGCCAATTAATTATCAGGATATCATTTACTACTCAGCGCCGAAACGCAAGAAAGAAAAACTAAACAGTTTGGACGAAGTTGATCCAACCCTTTTAGAAACCTTCGAGAAGTTAGGCATTTCCCTATCTGAACAGAAACGACTGGCAAATGTCGCCGTCGATGCGATTTTCGATAGCGTCTCTGTTGCCACTACATTTAAAGAAAAGCTAGCGGAAGATGGCGTTATTTTCTGCTCGTTTTCGGAAGCATTGCAGGAACACCCAGAATTAATTAAAAAATACCTGGGTAGCGTTGTTCCTATCGCTGACAACTATTTTGCTGCCTTGAACGCCGCCGTATTTAGCGATGGTTCCTTTGTCTACATTCCTAAAGGGGTTAAATGCCCAATGGAACTGTCTACCTACTTCCGCATCAACTCTGGTGATACGGGACAATTTGAGCGGACTTTGATTGTCGCCGAAGAAGGTAGTTATGTTTCTTACCTCGAAGGTTGCACCGCACCGATGTATGACAGCAACCAGTTGCACGCCGCTGTCGTGGAACTCGTCGCCCTCGACAATGCCGAAATTAAATACTCCACCGTGCAAAACTGGTACGCTGGAGATGCCAACGGTAAAGGCGGTATTTACAACTTTGTCACCAAACGCGGTTTGTGTCAGGGGGTAAATTCCAAGATTTCTTGGACTCAAGTAGAAACAGGTTCAGCAATTACTTGGAAATATCCCAGCTGTGTGTTGGTGGGTGATAACTCTGTGGGTGAATTCTACTCGGTGGCGCTGACAAATCATATGCAGCAAGCCGATACTGGCAGTAAGATGATTCACGTAGGTAAGAATACCCGCAGCACAATTATTTCTAAAGGAATCTCCGCAGGTAAATCCAGCAATAGCTACCGGGGTTTGGTGAAAGTCAACCCGACGGCAAAAGGGGCGAGAAATTATTCCCAGTGTGACTCGATGCTGATTGGGGATAATGCCCATGCGAACACTTTCCCTTATATCCAGGTGCAAAATAACACTGGCAAGGTGGAGCATGAAGCTTCTACTTCCAAGATTGGGGAAGATCAGCTGTTCTACTTCGCTCAACGGGGTATTTCTTCAGAAGATGCAATTTCGATGATGATTAGCGGCTTCTGTAAAGATGTTTTTAATCAGCTACCGATGGAGTTTGCTGTGGAAGCTGATAAGTTGTTGAGTTTGAAGTTGGAAGGCAGTGTTGGATAG
- a CDS encoding Uma2 family endonuclease — protein MLVKSTLAEQRTVLHNVSWETFEALLRDTGEDRSSRFAYDCGVLEIMTPLFEHENPKIQFDRFILVLAEELGIEIISAGSTTLKRRIAKRGIEPDTCYYIQNEPAIRGKVKLNLETDPPPDLAIEIDITSSSVNKLGIYSALGVTELWRYDGQDLKFYQLVEGQYVECKFSIAFPIVSVSEISRFIEQSKSMGEIALLKLFRAWLREKLG, from the coding sequence ATGCTTGTCAAGTCAACTCTTGCGGAACAAAGAACAGTGCTACATAACGTTAGCTGGGAAACCTTTGAAGCCTTGCTGAGAGATACAGGTGAGGATAGAAGTTCTCGCTTTGCTTATGACTGCGGTGTTTTAGAAATCATGACTCCACTTTTTGAACACGAAAATCCTAAAATTCAGTTTGACCGATTTATTCTAGTCTTGGCTGAAGAATTAGGAATTGAAATTATAAGTGCTGGTTCAACAACATTGAAACGAAGAATTGCAAAACGGGGAATAGAACCAGATACTTGTTATTATATCCAGAACGAACCTGCTATTAGAGGTAAGGTAAAGCTAAATTTAGAAACAGATCCGCCGCCTGACTTAGCAATTGAGATTGACATTACCAGCAGTTCAGTTAACAAATTGGGGATTTATTCAGCGTTGGGTGTAACTGAACTTTGGAGATATGATGGGCAAGATTTAAAATTTTATCAGTTGGTAGAGGGGCAATATGTCGAGTGTAAGTTTAGTATTGCCTTTCCTATAGTTTCAGTGAGTGAGATAAGCAGATTTATCGAGCAGAGTAAAAGTATGGGAGAAATTGCTTTGCTCAAATTATTTCGCGCTTGGCTGAGAGAGAAGTTAGGGTAA
- a CDS encoding TM2 domain-containing protein: MANINPSHPTKQLLAGYCGIILGAFGVHKFILGYAPQGFIMLVISVVGGSFSYGVAFLIMLLVGLIEGMIYLNKSPEEFVNTYFVNKQGWF, translated from the coding sequence ATGGCAAATATCAACCCCAGTCACCCTACCAAACAACTTCTAGCTGGTTACTGTGGCATTATTCTTGGAGCATTTGGGGTTCATAAATTTATTCTAGGATACGCTCCACAAGGCTTTATCATGTTGGTGATTTCAGTAGTCGGGGGTTCTTTCAGCTACGGTGTTGCCTTTTTAATTATGTTACTTGTAGGTTTAATTGAAGGCATGATCTATTTGAATAAGTCCCCTGAAGAATTTGTAAATACCTACTTTGTGAATAAGCAGGGCTGGTTCTAA
- a CDS encoding cysteine desulfurase — MTFTPTKTVADQVRADFPILHQEVNDKPLVYLDNAATSQKPLFVLNTLRDYYEQYNANVHRGAHSLSAKATDAYEGARDKVAKFINAASRQEIVYTRNASEAINLVAYSWGMNNLQPGDEIILSVMEHHSNIVPWQLVAQKTGAVLKFVELTPEETFDLSQFKKLISEKTKLVSVVHISNTLGCINPVEEIGAIAHKAGAKFLVDACQSVPHYPVDVQKIDCDWLVASGHKMCAPTGIGFLYGKLEFLESMPPFFGGGEMIAEVYLDHSTYAELPHKFEAGTPAIGEAIALGAAIDYLSNIGMDKIHAYEAELTAYLFQQLEQIPQIRIYGPKPNAKGEGRAALASFTAGEVHANDLSTLLDQEGVAIRSGHHCTQPLHRYLGLAATARASLSFYNTREEIDIFIKALKETLEFFAGFLA, encoded by the coding sequence ATGACTTTCACTCCTACCAAAACCGTTGCTGATCAAGTTCGTGCTGACTTCCCGATTTTGCATCAGGAAGTTAACGATAAACCTTTAGTTTATCTCGATAATGCAGCGACATCGCAAAAGCCTTTGTTCGTATTAAATACCCTGCGGGATTACTACGAGCAATATAATGCTAACGTGCATCGCGGTGCCCATTCCCTCAGTGCTAAAGCTACCGATGCTTATGAAGGGGCGCGAGACAAAGTTGCTAAATTCATTAATGCTGCATCACGTCAGGAAATCGTTTATACCCGCAACGCAAGTGAGGCAATTAATCTAGTAGCCTACAGTTGGGGAATGAACAATTTGCAGCCGGGAGATGAGATTATTCTCTCGGTGATGGAACACCACAGTAATATTGTGCCTTGGCAATTGGTGGCGCAAAAAACGGGTGCAGTACTGAAATTTGTGGAACTAACACCAGAAGAAACGTTTGATTTGTCACAGTTTAAAAAGCTGATTTCTGAGAAAACAAAATTGGTGTCGGTAGTTCATATTTCCAATACTTTGGGTTGTATTAACCCAGTAGAAGAAATTGGTGCGATCGCACACAAAGCCGGTGCTAAATTCTTAGTTGATGCTTGCCAGAGTGTTCCCCACTACCCTGTTGATGTGCAGAAGATAGATTGTGATTGGTTGGTAGCATCCGGTCACAAAATGTGCGCTCCAACTGGGATAGGATTTCTTTATGGCAAGTTGGAATTTCTAGAATCAATGCCACCATTTTTTGGTGGTGGTGAGATGATTGCAGAGGTGTATTTAGACCATTCCACCTATGCAGAATTACCGCATAAATTTGAAGCCGGTACACCTGCAATTGGGGAAGCGATCGCACTTGGGGCTGCGATAGATTATCTTAGCAATATCGGCATGGATAAAATCCACGCCTACGAAGCAGAATTAACAGCTTATTTGTTCCAACAATTAGAGCAAATTCCCCAAATTAGAATTTATGGCCCGAAACCAAATGCTAAAGGGGAAGGTAGGGCTGCACTTGCGTCATTCACCGCCGGGGAAGTCCACGCTAACGACTTATCTACATTATTAGATCAAGAAGGCGTTGCCATCCGTTCTGGACACCACTGTACTCAACCATTACACCGTTACTTAGGTCTTGCTGCAACCGCACGAGCAAGTCTATCTTTCTACAACACCCGCGAAGAAATTGATATTTTCATCAAAGCACTGAAAGAAACTCTGGAATTTTTTGCGGGTTTCCTTGCTTAA
- a CDS encoding CPBP family intramembrane glutamic endopeptidase, with protein sequence MTLKRLVLIFVLTPIAVLLAVSALFGSWQEPQFQSRLELYQTNIALQAQAWQSEDSNDDNLEAIREAILGEQPLESATNQYEEARQSVQANLDKVNNKLAQLRSQPEITPIPPKPLPEVPPTTKTSKQGQQQLQQSLKQLQKLLAELDLRLGILQAQQGQTDTALKTWSKLEQRSNINPEFGETAAVLSGLWSNPSRLLPNAEQPIQKNLEGWFRSNALVQLYQLQQRQDALSAVKAAQQESAAQAVVKLAVIGTIPTLAALIGLILLILLFAQRLLKGKASLLAQNADVLWSTPWDGETVLQVFVIGFFFMGQIFVPLVLSLLPIPRPITDVRLQAFSVLISYLLVASGALLVLYFSLKRFFPLPEFWFRFRFQDNWFLWGLGGYCAALPIVVVVSLINQQLWQGQGGSNPLLQLALESRDGVALGIFFSTAAIAAPFFEEILFRGFLLPSLTRYLPVWGSILISSLLFAIAHLSLSEILPLTALGIVLGVVYTRSRNLFAPMLLHSLWNSGTLLSLFVLGSN encoded by the coding sequence ATGACACTCAAGCGGTTGGTTTTAATTTTTGTACTAACGCCGATAGCAGTTCTGTTGGCAGTTTCGGCTTTATTCGGTAGTTGGCAAGAACCTCAGTTCCAAAGTCGCCTGGAACTGTACCAAACCAATATTGCTCTCCAAGCCCAAGCTTGGCAATCAGAAGATAGCAACGATGACAATCTCGAGGCGATTCGGGAAGCGATACTTGGTGAGCAACCCCTGGAAAGCGCCACAAACCAGTATGAGGAGGCGCGTCAATCAGTTCAAGCTAATTTGGACAAAGTTAATAACAAACTTGCACAATTACGCTCTCAACCTGAAATAACTCCCATACCTCCGAAACCTCTACCTGAGGTTCCTCCCACTACTAAAACCTCTAAACAGGGACAGCAACAGTTACAGCAGTCCCTCAAGCAATTACAAAAATTACTGGCTGAATTAGACCTGCGCCTGGGAATTTTACAAGCACAGCAAGGACAGACGGATACAGCCCTTAAGACTTGGAGCAAATTAGAACAACGCTCAAATATCAATCCAGAATTTGGGGAAACCGCCGCTGTATTGAGTGGACTGTGGAGCAATCCTTCCCGTCTGCTCCCAAATGCTGAACAACCAATTCAAAAGAATTTAGAAGGTTGGTTTCGCTCTAATGCTTTGGTTCAGCTATACCAACTCCAGCAACGACAAGACGCTTTATCAGCAGTTAAAGCTGCACAACAAGAATCTGCGGCTCAAGCAGTAGTGAAATTAGCGGTTATTGGCACTATTCCCACCTTGGCAGCTTTAATTGGTCTAATACTGCTGATTTTATTATTTGCTCAACGCTTGTTGAAAGGAAAAGCCTCGTTACTAGCTCAAAATGCTGATGTCCTTTGGTCAACACCTTGGGATGGTGAAACGGTTTTGCAGGTTTTTGTCATCGGCTTTTTCTTCATGGGGCAAATTTTTGTACCTTTAGTGCTATCGCTGCTCCCTATCCCGCGTCCCATCACTGATGTGCGACTTCAGGCTTTTTCTGTTTTAATTAGTTACTTACTGGTAGCATCAGGTGCGCTGTTAGTGCTGTATTTCTCTCTCAAGCGCTTTTTTCCACTACCAGAATTTTGGTTTCGCTTCCGTTTTCAAGATAACTGGTTTTTGTGGGGACTGGGAGGCTATTGCGCGGCTTTACCTATAGTTGTAGTGGTATCTTTAATCAATCAACAGCTATGGCAAGGACAGGGTGGTAGTAATCCCCTGTTGCAACTAGCGTTGGAAAGCCGAGATGGTGTAGCACTTGGTATATTTTTTTCCACAGCAGCGATCGCAGCTCCATTTTTTGAAGAAATCCTATTTCGCGGTTTTTTGTTACCCTCTCTAACTCGTTACTTACCCGTGTGGGGATCGATTCTGATCAGCAGTTTGTTGTTTGCGATCGCTCACCTCAGCTTGTCGGAAATTCTGCCACTGACCGCATTGGGAATTGTGTTGGGGGTAGTCTACACGCGATCGCGCAACCTCTTCGCTCCTATGCTCCTCCACAGCCTCTGGAATAGTGGTACATTATTAAGTTTATTTGTTTTAGGTAGTAATTAA
- the sufC gene encoding Fe-S cluster assembly ATPase SufC has protein sequence MIIENSEIVLSVRDLTANVDGTPILKGVNLEVRSGEIHAIMGPNGSGKSTFSKVLAGHPAYEVTGGEVIFQGQNLLELEPEERARSGVFLAFQYPLEIPGVSNLDFLRVAYNSRRKAQGLEEIDAFDFDDLIEEKLDVVKMNPSFLSRSLNEGFSGGEKKRNEILQMALLEPKLGILDETDSGLDIDALRIVANGVNQLASPENATILITHYQRLLDYIVPDFVHVMAQGQIITSGGKELALKLESGGYDWVLAEFAAAEVGV, from the coding sequence ATGATTATTGAAAATAGTGAAATTGTGCTGTCAGTAAGGGATCTGACGGCTAATGTTGATGGGACACCGATTTTGAAAGGTGTGAATCTTGAGGTGCGATCGGGTGAAATTCATGCGATTATGGGGCCAAATGGTTCTGGTAAGAGTACCTTTTCTAAGGTGTTGGCTGGGCATCCGGCGTATGAGGTGACTGGTGGTGAGGTGATTTTCCAGGGGCAAAATTTACTGGAATTGGAACCGGAAGAACGCGCCAGAAGTGGTGTATTTTTGGCGTTTCAGTATCCGTTAGAAATTCCGGGTGTGAGTAATTTGGATTTCTTGCGGGTGGCGTATAATTCCCGTCGCAAGGCGCAAGGTTTAGAGGAAATAGACGCTTTTGATTTTGACGATTTGATTGAGGAAAAGCTGGATGTGGTGAAGATGAATCCCAGTTTTCTCAGTCGGAGTTTGAATGAAGGGTTTTCTGGTGGCGAGAAGAAGCGGAATGAAATTCTGCAAATGGCGCTGCTAGAACCAAAGTTGGGAATTTTGGATGAGACTGATTCAGGTTTGGATATTGACGCGCTCAGAATTGTGGCGAATGGGGTAAATCAACTGGCAAGTCCAGAAAATGCCACAATTTTGATTACTCACTATCAACGCTTACTCGATTATATTGTGCCTGATTTTGTGCATGTGATGGCACAAGGGCAGATTATCACCAGTGGTGGTAAGGAACTGGCATTAAAATTGGAGTCTGGCGGTTATGATTGGGTGCTAGCAGAATTTGCAGCTGCTGAGGTGGGTGTGTAA
- a CDS encoding Uma2 family endonuclease translates to MLNYNPLHCLPSAEDLPDSDYIPVDNELQDLIPGLLKAILAWLWTSRMDWFFGVDMGIYYDPELPPIVPDGFLSLGVERVFDENLRLSYVLWEEKVMPIVALEVVSHKRRGEYSSKKKMYAEMEILYYVVYNPQRRRKPPLEVYRLVNGEYVLQRGNPLWLTEIGLAIGHERGTYQGITRDWLYWYDKQGVRYLTPEERAIAAEQRADRLAQELRRLGIDPDSLS, encoded by the coding sequence ATGTTAAATTACAACCCATTGCACTGCTTACCCTCCGCCGAGGATCTGCCCGACTCGGACTATATACCTGTGGACAATGAATTACAAGATTTAATTCCCGGTTTACTCAAAGCCATCCTTGCTTGGTTATGGACAAGCCGTATGGATTGGTTTTTTGGGGTTGATATGGGTATTTATTACGATCCCGAACTACCACCGATTGTGCCCGATGGGTTTTTAAGTTTAGGAGTTGAGCGAGTTTTTGATGAGAACTTGCGTTTAAGTTATGTGTTGTGGGAAGAAAAAGTTATGCCAATCGTGGCGCTGGAGGTGGTTTCTCATAAACGGCGTGGGGAATATAGCAGCAAAAAGAAAATGTATGCTGAGATGGAGATTTTGTATTATGTTGTTTACAATCCCCAACGCCGTAGAAAACCACCTTTAGAAGTTTATCGCTTAGTAAACGGGGAATATGTATTGCAGCGAGGAAATCCTCTTTGGTTAACAGAGATAGGTTTAGCAATTGGTCACGAACGGGGAACTTATCAGGGAATTACGCGGGATTGGTTGTATTGGTATGACAAACAAGGAGTCAGATATTTAACACCAGAAGAACGAGCTATTGCTGCCGAACAACGCGCCGACAGGTTGGCACAAGAATTGCGAAGATTGGGGATAGATCCAGATTCTTTGAGTTGA